One Gemmatimonadaceae bacterium genomic window, CCACCAGCTGGCGGCAGTTGTGGGGGGAAAGAACACCCGAGATGCCGCACATTAGTAGAGGACGCCGAGAGAGTCGGCTCGGCGAATATCAACAAGAGCGATCGTTCTCGAGGATCCTGCGGAGAAGGCATTCATTGATACTCCAAACCTAGTAGTGTGCGATCTGCCGCGAAATCACAAGCCGTTCTTTCAAGCAGGAATGCAGGGATGCCGACGTGCCGGTTTATCTGTGCAACCTGAATGAAGTCCGATAGCCGCGGCATCTCTCATCTGGTACTTCGCCTTTGGGAGAAACTGCCGCCTCGTCGCAAGCGTCAGTTCGGTCTCCTCGGCGCGTTGATGCTCGTAAGCGCTTTTGCCGAAGTGCTCAGCCTCGGCGCGGTCATACCGTTCCTGAGCGTTCTCGTCGCCCCCGAGCGTCTGTTCGCGTACGAGTCCGTGCGTAGAATGGCGGAGATGTTCGGAGTGCGCTCCCCGAGCGAGCTTGTCTTGCCAGTGACAATTGCGTTCGCCACTGCCGCACTAGTTGCCGGTGCGATAAGAATGCTGCTGTTGCGACTGAGTACGCGGCTGGTATTCGCAAGCGGTGCGGACCTGAGCAGCGAGGTTTATCGGCGTACTCTCTACCAACCGTACGAGGTCCACCTTTCACGCAACACCAGTTCGGTTATCAGCAGCATCACGCACGAGGTGAATGTTGCCGCCGGGGTTTTGATGTCGCTGCAGATACTTGGCGCCGCCGCAATCCTGCTGATCGCGATAATGGCGACGTTGATTGCAATCAACCCCGCGATTGCGTTTACCGCGACAGTCGGATTTGGCGGCAGTTATCTGGCGATTACGCGCTTCTCACGGCGCCGCCTGCGGGAGAACAGCGAAAAAATCGCCGCGGAGCAGGTCCAGGTGATCAAGGCCTTGCAGGAGGGTCTGGGCGGCATCAGGGACGTCCTGCTCGACGGATCTCAGGAGATCTACCTGAGCACTTATCGCAAAGCGGACTCGCCTGTGCGATTGGCTCAGGCCGAGAACATGTACATCGGCCAAAGCCCTCGCTATGCCATGGAAACCCTGGGGATGGTGATCATTGCGGCGCTCGCATTTGCTCTGATGCGAAAACCGGGAGGTGCCGCGGATGCGATTCCTACACTCGGAATCCTGGCTTTCGGTGCCCAGCGTTTGTTGCCTGCTTTGCAGCAGATCTATAATTCGTGGTCCAACATCGCTGGAAGCGAGGCTTCGCTTCGAAACGTCCTCGCGATGCTCGATCAGGCCGTCAAACCCGAGCTACTGCTCCCTCGTCCTGGACCGCTGGAATTCACTGACGCGGTCAGACTCGAGCGTGTCAGGTTCCGCTACGGCTCGAGCTCGCCATGGGTTCTCGACGGGTTGAGCCTTACGATTCCCAAGGGAGCGCGCGTCGGCTTCGTGGGCACCACGGGAAGCGGGAAAACAACCACTCTCGATCTGATAATGGGCCTGCTCTCGCCCACGGAGGGGCGAGTGTCCGTGGACAACGTGTCGCTGTCGGAAAGCAATATGCGGGCATGGCAAAGGACGATCGCCCACGTGCCGCAGACTGTGTATCTGAGCGACGCGACGCTGGCAGAAAACATCGCCTTCGGCATCAGTCCCGACGCGATCGATCATGCTCGGCTGAAGCGCGCAGCGAGAAACGCGCAGATCGCTGACTTCATTGAAGGTCGCCCCGACGGTTATCTGTCCCGCGTCGGCGAGCGGGGAATTCACCTATCCGGGGGCCAGCGCCAGCGGATCGGCATCGCGAGAGCGCTTTACAAGGAAACGGACGTGATGATCCTCGACGAGGCGACGAGCGCGCTCGACAACGCAACTGAGCAGGCGGTTGTTGATTCGCTGAAGGATCTGGACGTCGAGCTCACCATTCTCATCGTGGCGCATCGCCTGAGCACGGTGCGCGGATGCGATTTCATCGTGCAGCTGGAAAATGGAATCGTCGCCGGCCAAGGCACCTATGACGAGTTACTCTCGTCCAGCTCCAGTTTTCGCCGGATTGCCGCTGCGTCGCACTAGCTGACGCCAGCTCCACGAGCCGTGATGAAGCCTGGCCCGCATTTCCGGAATGTCGCCACATCATGGCGGGCGCGTGGCACCTTCAGGGATTTCCTGCGGCGATTAGTGTGGAATTATTCGCCAATGCTCCCCGCAAAGCTGACGCGGAGCGAATATTGTATTCGCTTTCGCTACCCCGAGCCTGTTGGCTCGATACGCCTGCTGGTCAGGAACAACCTGGGCGCGGACAACTTCATTCACAGCGAAGTGTTCGAGCACCAGTACTATCGTTTTCCCTTGCGCGGCGTGAAGACCATTCTCGACCTCGGAGCGAACGCTGGTTTCACCGCGGTGTATTTCGGCAGGCACTACCCCGATGCAATGATTGCCTGCGTCGAGCCAATGCCCGAGAACATTCGGGTTCTCGAAACGAATCTGCAGCTGAACGGAATCTCGGCCACCATATTCCGCGCCGCTGTAGATACGCGTGACGCTACGGTTCTTATGGAGGTGGCACCACGAGATTTCGGCCACAAGGTTGCGACAGCCGAAAACACGAGCTCACGCGTGCTACGGGTCGCCAGTCTCTCGGTCCCTACCATCATGCACGAGCTGGGCTGGGACCGGATCGATCTTCTGAAGATCGATATCGAGGGACATGAGCGACACCTGATGCAGCATGCCGAATGGCTTCATCTCGTGGAGACCGTTTGCGTCGAGTGGCACAGTGAATCCGCGGAGCTGGAGCTATCATCCCTCGCGTCGCGCTTTGGCTACAATCCGCCGGTGTGTCAGTTCGGACTCTGGCTGATGAGCCGCGGGTCCGCCTGATGGGAACATCCCTGACCAACGAGGAGTACTGGATCCGCAGCTACGGGGATGCCGGCTTCGTTGAGTACGAACCTGACAACGACCATTTTCGTCTCCTCTTCAGGTACGTTGATCCGGAGGCATTGGATTCCGTCATTGAAGTCGGCAGCTATCCAGCGCCGTTTCTGGCGGCACTTGGCAGATATGGATGTGAGCTGAACGGGATTGACTTTCACCCCGCCAACGCCACGGCTGTGCCGGCGTGGCTCAAGGCGTGCGGGTACAAAGTCGGATCGTTTTTCACGCAGGATTTCCTGGAGTTCAGCCCCCACCGCAAGTACGACCTGGCATATTCGCTGGGGTTCATCGAGCATTTTACGAACTTCGAAGAGATCATTCTCAGACAAGCGAGTCTGGTGAAGCCAGGCGGCTACATTTTTCTTTCCACCCCGAATTTCGCTGGCTCAATCCAGAAGTGGCTACACTACCTTCTCGACAGGAGCAATCTCGAGAAGCACTACCTTCCCTCGATGAATCCGCTTCGCTGGGCCGAGGCTCTGGAACGCCAGGGTTTCGAGGTTCTTTTCGCGGGGTACTATGGCAACATCGGTTTCTGGGTGGACCCCGTGGCGAAACGCTCGTCGGCAAATCGTCTGGTGTCAAAGGCAATCACTCACTTGTTCTGGAACATTCGAAAGCTTTCCAAGGCGGACTCACGCCATTTTTCCGTCTTTTGCGGGCTGGTTGCCATTCGCAGGTGAATTGAATGAGAATCCTGCATTTCCTCCCATGGCACTCGCCCAGGACACGGGGTGGCACAGAAGTATTTCTCATGCAGCTTGCCAAGCTGCAGCAGAGCCGCGGTGACGAAGTATCGATCATCGCTCCCAACGACACGAGAGTTGCGGGGCACGAACAGCTCGACGGACTGGGCGTGAGTTTTTTCCCGAACCCTTATGGGCTGACTGACACGGACCGTGCGGCGGGACCGAACAAAAAGGAAATTCAGCGGCTTTTCGTGGAAATGGTGGACACGATTTCGCCAGATGTCATGCATTTGCATGGCATCGATTATTTCTTACAGAGCTTCTTCGAGCCGCTGGCGGGGAGAAATGACCTCAGGATGGTGTTGACGATTCATCTCGTCAACGTGGTCTGCCCGAATCAGACGCTGAGGAACGAGACGGGTCAGTTTTGCACGAGGCGGGTGGACTTTGCGACGTGCTCCACCTGCATCGGTCTGCAGCGACACCGGAAGCAGTTCACGTCGCTTGTCGACGCGATAACGATTCCGCTCAATGATTTTCTGGTGAATCGATGGGGATCCAGGCACATCGCCGATCGAATTCCGTACCAGAAGGGCGTTCTCCAGCAAACGATGCTGCTGGATTTTTTACGCAACAGCGTCAGTGTGGACGTTTTAAGCCCGTGGTTCTACGACGTGCTCATGCGTAACGGGTTCGCACCCGACCGCATCGGCCTCCGCCCTAACCACTTCCTGAGGCCCGATAGCTTTGCAGCGGGCCCGTTGCGCCGACTGGGTGCTCAAAGAATGAAATTTCTGTTCGTCGGTCGCCTGTCCACGGATAAAGGAGTGGGCGTGGTGATCGAGGCGTTGAAGGGAGTAGCGGACCTGAACGGGGAGCTCGAGGTGACTTTTCTGGGCAAGCACCTGGAGCCGGAGCTGGTCGAGGCGCTCCACGCTCTTCGCGCGTCCGGGTTCAAGCTCGCGTTTCCAGGCGAAGCATCACCAGACGATGTAGAGCGGTCTCTTCGTGACGCACACTACCTGATCTTTCCCTCCCTGTCCGAGGAAATGGCCCCGTTAGTGATACAGGAAGCACTTCAGAACGGCGTCCCCGTCATTTCATCTGATACTTCCTCCGCAGCGGCGTTCATAACCGATAGCGTGAATGGAATTCTTTTCAGACGCGGCGAGGCGAGCGACTTGACTCGTGCGATTCGCAGGGTGGTTGAAAGGAAATCACTGATGAGCTTTGTTGTTCAGTCAGGGCCGGACATCGATAGTGTCCTGTACTCGTATTATCAGAGGCTTTACACAGAGTGATGCTGCGACCGGAGAGGATTTCCTTCGGGTATCCCCAGACGGTCGGCAATGCCCAATCCACAACACGCCACACTCTGTTCCGGTTGTACGCTTTTGTTCCCACTGCTGGATCTCGCGCTTCACGAGGTCGATGTCTGAGCGCGTGAGCTAGAGGGCCGGCCCCGAGTCTTCAGCTATCTGCGCTGCCGTCGCGTACCCTGAATCGATTACTCTTCTGAGCTTTGCTGAGATGAAGTGCGGGTTCCAGAT contains:
- a CDS encoding ABC transporter ATP-binding protein; the encoded protein is MKSDSRGISHLVLRLWEKLPPRRKRQFGLLGALMLVSAFAEVLSLGAVIPFLSVLVAPERLFAYESVRRMAEMFGVRSPSELVLPVTIAFATAALVAGAIRMLLLRLSTRLVFASGADLSSEVYRRTLYQPYEVHLSRNTSSVISSITHEVNVAAGVLMSLQILGAAAILLIAIMATLIAINPAIAFTATVGFGGSYLAITRFSRRRLRENSEKIAAEQVQVIKALQEGLGGIRDVLLDGSQEIYLSTYRKADSPVRLAQAENMYIGQSPRYAMETLGMVIIAALAFALMRKPGGAADAIPTLGILAFGAQRLLPALQQIYNSWSNIAGSEASLRNVLAMLDQAVKPELLLPRPGPLEFTDAVRLERVRFRYGSSSPWVLDGLSLTIPKGARVGFVGTTGSGKTTTLDLIMGLLSPTEGRVSVDNVSLSESNMRAWQRTIAHVPQTVYLSDATLAENIAFGISPDAIDHARLKRAARNAQIADFIEGRPDGYLSRVGERGIHLSGGQRQRIGIARALYKETDVMILDEATSALDNATEQAVVDSLKDLDVELTILIVAHRLSTVRGCDFIVQLENGIVAGQGTYDELLSSSSSFRRIAAASH
- a CDS encoding class I SAM-dependent methyltransferase, which produces MGTSLTNEEYWIRSYGDAGFVEYEPDNDHFRLLFRYVDPEALDSVIEVGSYPAPFLAALGRYGCELNGIDFHPANATAVPAWLKACGYKVGSFFTQDFLEFSPHRKYDLAYSLGFIEHFTNFEEIILRQASLVKPGGYIFLSTPNFAGSIQKWLHYLLDRSNLEKHYLPSMNPLRWAEALERQGFEVLFAGYYGNIGFWVDPVAKRSSANRLVSKAITHLFWNIRKLSKADSRHFSVFCGLVAIRR
- a CDS encoding FkbM family methyltransferase — encoded protein: MKPGPHFRNVATSWRARGTFRDFLRRLVWNYSPMLPAKLTRSEYCIRFRYPEPVGSIRLLVRNNLGADNFIHSEVFEHQYYRFPLRGVKTILDLGANAGFTAVYFGRHYPDAMIACVEPMPENIRVLETNLQLNGISATIFRAAVDTRDATVLMEVAPRDFGHKVATAENTSSRVLRVASLSVPTIMHELGWDRIDLLKIDIEGHERHLMQHAEWLHLVETVCVEWHSESAELELSSLASRFGYNPPVCQFGLWLMSRGSA
- a CDS encoding glycosyltransferase family 4 protein, yielding MRILHFLPWHSPRTRGGTEVFLMQLAKLQQSRGDEVSIIAPNDTRVAGHEQLDGLGVSFFPNPYGLTDTDRAAGPNKKEIQRLFVEMVDTISPDVMHLHGIDYFLQSFFEPLAGRNDLRMVLTIHLVNVVCPNQTLRNETGQFCTRRVDFATCSTCIGLQRHRKQFTSLVDAITIPLNDFLVNRWGSRHIADRIPYQKGVLQQTMLLDFLRNSVSVDVLSPWFYDVLMRNGFAPDRIGLRPNHFLRPDSFAAGPLRRLGAQRMKFLFVGRLSTDKGVGVVIEALKGVADLNGELEVTFLGKHLEPELVEALHALRASGFKLAFPGEASPDDVERSLRDAHYLIFPSLSEEMAPLVIQEALQNGVPVISSDTSSAAAFITDSVNGILFRRGEASDLTRAIRRVVERKSLMSFVVQSGPDIDSVLYSYYQRLYTE